DNA from Triticum aestivum cultivar Chinese Spring chromosome 7D, IWGSC CS RefSeq v2.1, whole genome shotgun sequence:
CGACCGCCAGAGAGGAGAGGAAGCAGCTGCCACATTGACGGCCAGGGCGACAAGGTGTAGAGCTCGAGGAATGGATAGCCCGTCCGTCTCTCTTCAGTCTTGATTCTTGTTGAGATATGTATTTAGCACATGtattcttgtactccaagtctcctcctTGTGTATAGTTGAGGATATGACTTGCCCTATGTACTATATATATTTGTGCATATGCACCCATCAATACATTGAGAGTTGCATTCTATTCCTCTACAATTCTAGACCAGTGACAGTCAAGGGACATGCTCACAAGGAGACACACGTGTGGGAGGTACAGAGCGAACGTTCGCCCGTTACGATTACCGATATCTTATTTCGAAATCCAGCGCAGATGTTTATTTATTGCAAAGAAACGGTTGCAAATTCTTGTGCCCGCAGACAATACAGGGAGACAGGAACAGCGTGGCCATGCATGCATCAAGGCCGCCGGAAGTTGGCCCGGATGCTCCCGACGGTGTGCCGGTCCGTGAGGAGTGACTTggcgaggaggtcgtcggggaTGGCCCCGGCGAAGAGCGCGTCGCCGAGGAGCACCAGCCCGGCGTTCTGGCTGCTGAGGGAGGCGTAGATCGCGGCGGGCACGCTCCCATTATTGTAGAGGAAGTGCACGAGCCCCTGCGGCACGGCGAAGACGTCGCCCTTGCGGAGCACCTTGGCGAAGAGCCGGTTGTCCGGGTAGGAGGAGACGAAGCCGAAGTAGACGGAGCCCTCCAGCACCAGCGCCGTCTCGGACGCCCTCGGGTGGTAGTGCGGCGGGAAGACGCCCCCCGGCGCCACGTCGACGCGGGCGTGAGACTCGCCCAGCGTGTTCAGGCCCGGGATCTGCACCGTCAGCGCCGAGAACCCGTACCGCTTGCTCGCCGCGCTGCCGCCCGGCTTGTCCACGCCGGCGAAGAAGAAgtcgtccgccaccgccgccgccgggtcCTTGCACGGCACCCCGTTCACGCGCACTGCACGCGTACGCATATCACCATGGATGATCACACTTCGGAGTACGTAGAAACCAAAGGATGGATACTAGCACGGCGTTTAATTTGCTTACCTTTGGACGTGGTGTCGGCGACGCAGAAGTCCTGGAGAGGGTTAGGGTCGAAGGCCTCGCCATGACCGGAGACGAGGGCGACGACCGTTAGCACCAGGAGCAACGTCGCAGCAGCCATGGCGATGGATTCTCCTCGATCAGCAAATGCGCAAGGAGCAACGGCTGCAGGTTAATTAGGTAagagtagtagtagtatatactgGTAGTATCATGCGGGTAAATTATTGGGAGCTTGCATGAACGAGTTGAGTAGGCGGTGTGTGATATCGTATCAGATCAGTGCGATATTCTGCTTGTGCTTGATGATATCTCCTACTTATAGTAGGAAGGGAACAGATTTAAATGTGCGCGTGAAGAAGGATTCGATGCAACCCATTGATTAGTTCTCACGATTGCAGCTCGAGTTTAGGGTTCGCAGGCACGTTTTGCTCAACAGGGCCGGGGCTAAGATGACGTTTCACCAACTTTGTGAGCACATGGGCTTGTGTGTAGTGTCATTTGTTTGTTCAGTGGGAGCAGTTGATTGATTGTAGGAGGGTTGTTCTATTCCAAAGGGTATCAAACAAGCCCAATAATAATCTTTAAAAAGGAGTATGCCATTATACTCCACACGGTGTCTTCGTTTTTTTGCTTGTACTCTAACGTTGAGCTCACTTACGACATAATCCAGGCAGTGTGCCATGTGGAGACAGGGATGGACAAGGTGTTAATTTTGACTTTTTGATATGAATTTTCATTATGAAATGAAGGCAAAGTTTGCTTCAATATGTTAAAGACCCCTTACCACACCATTTATGACATTTTCCCCGAGAGGCATAATTTCCTATATACACCACCACGGTCGGGCCGTCTGGCTAGTCATACCATTCCCCTACCCCACCGCTCAACAACCAGGCTAATCATACCCTTTCCCAACCCCCACAGCCCGACCGCTCTGCCGAGCATACCCTTTCCCAACACCCACAGCCCGGTCGCTCTGCCGAGCATACCCTTTCCCAACACCCACAGCCCGGTCCCTCTGCCGAGCATACCCTTCTTCACCCAGCAGCCCAGCCATACCATCGAGCATAGCTCCACCATATACAACCCCTTGGCCCGGCTAAGCATTCCCTCTCCCATTCCCTCGCAACCGATCCNNNNNNNNNNNNNNNNNNNNNNNNNNNNNNNNNNNNNNNNNNNNNNNNNNNNNNNNNNNNNNNNNNNNNNNNNNNNNNNNNNNNNNNNNNNNNNNNNNNNNNNNNNNNNNNNNNNNNNNNNNNNNNNNNNNNNNNNNNNNNNNNNNNNNNNNNNNNNNNNNNNNNNNNNNNNNNNNNNNNNNNNNNNNNNNNNNNNNNNNNNNNNNNNNNNNNNNNNNNNNNNNNNNNNNNNNNNNNNNNNNNNNNNNNNNNNNNNNNNNNNNNNNNNNNNNNNNNNNNNNNNNNNNNNNNNNNNNNNNNNNNNNNNNNNNNNNNNNNNNNNNNNNNNNNNNNNNNNNNNNNNNNNNNNNNNNNNNNNNNNNNNNNNNNNNNNNNNNNNNNNNNNNNNNNNNNNNNNNNNNNNNNNNNNNNNNNNNNNNNNNNNNNNNNNNNNNNNNNNNNNNNNNNNNNNNNNNNNNNTTATTCGTATACCCCTATAATTGACCCGCATACTCCTATCATCTCTGCTCCTTGCTGATATCATCTCTACGACAAACACCTATAAATCAGTGGAAATGTCAGAGAAGTCGTAGTGTAGGACTAACAAGAACCCAGTACAATACATGTGGTCTCAACTGTAGTAGCCAGCCAACGTCTTCTACTGCTTTGACGTCGAGTCCCGCTTCCACCCACCGTCGCGGTGCTCATTATCGACAAGGGGGAGCAACCCAGCATGCAACTCCCATGCTGCTCCTGCGCCTCCTATCACGATGTCTGCTAGTGCATGTTCCATCCCGTCCTACTCACTGCTCACACCGAAGCCAGGCCCGAATCGATCCTCCACTCCGGCAAGATAGAGACCCGAATGGCAATGTATAATGTCTGAAATTCCCTAGTCGGCACTTAGTTCCAGTTACTATTGTTTTTGCTAGCTAGCGAGCGCCCAAGTAGGACGGATCTTTGTGCTAGATGAGCCGGCCCATGTAGGCTTCCATTTGCACCGGTTGTAGGTAGCTTCCAGGAGTTTCTCAACACACAACCTAATCTCGGTACTACAAAAGCACAAAAGACCCCCCCCNNNNNNNNNNNNNNNNNNNNNNNNNNNNNNNNNNNNNNNNNNNNNNNNNNNNNNNNNNNNNNNNNNNNNNNNNNNNNNNNNNNNNNNNNNNNNNNNNNNNNNNNNNNNNNNNNNNNNNNNNNNNNNNNNNNNNNNNNNNNNNNNNNNNNNNNNNNNNNNNNNNNNNNCTACATATCAGGCACCACCCAAAccacaacactagtagaaaaaagcccatttgtcctggttccagaggcccatttgtcccggttctagtaccgggactaaagcccaatacctttagtcccggttcgcctacgaaccgggacagatggtgctccacgtggccgctgcggtgAGCCCAGgaaggagggccttttgtcccggttggtaacaccaaccgggaccaaaaagcatccacgcgtcagcagttcagtgttggggaacgcagtatttcaattttttttgcctatgatcacgcaagacctatctaggagatgcatagcaacgagcgggagagtgtgtccacgtaccctcgtagaccgaaagcggaagcgttaagtaacgcgattgatgtagtcgaacgtcttcgcgatccaaccgatcaagtaccgaacgcacggcacctccgcgatctgcacacgttcagctcggtgatgtccctcgaactctagatccagctgaggtcgagggagagttccgtcagcacgacggcgtggtgacagtgatgatgaagttaccggcgcagggattcgcctaatcACTACGACGATATcaccgaggtgttaactgtggaggggggcgccgcacacagctagga
Protein-coding regions in this window:
- the LOC123168093 gene encoding germin-like protein 5-1 yields the protein MAAATLLLVLTVVALVSGHGEAFDPNPLQDFCVADTTSKVRVNGVPCKDPAAAVADDFFFAGVDKPGGSAASKRYGFSALTVQIPGLNTLGESHARVDVAPGGVFPPHYHPRASETALVLEGSVYFGFVSSYPDNRLFAKVLRKGDVFAVPQGLVHFLYNNGSVPAAIYASLSSQNAGLVLLGDALFAGAIPDDLLAKSLLTDRHTVGSIRANFRRP